A genome region from Bifidobacterium coryneforme includes the following:
- the grpE gene encoding nucleotide exchange factor GrpE, whose product MSAFDKDDYLSGMDDAESLKGDTASSGRAGGAPDNGSGQSSDDQAGRGRHAARPAEGQESDAQTSEGQASSAQARGRHQAPAADAGASDGDGAGRDSGQGHEGQAGESAGEDDLTPLGKAKKEAADYLDALQRERAEFVNFRNRTKKEQDLFRQHGIIDVLTALLPALDDIDRIREHGQMDDSFQAVAAKIDKTFEKFGVEKFGEKGEDFDPTRHEAILHKPDSEASKETVDTVVEAGYRIGDRVIRAARVVVVSPEQ is encoded by the coding sequence ATGTCAGCCTTCGATAAGGATGACTATCTGAGTGGCATGGATGATGCCGAGTCGCTCAAGGGCGACACGGCATCATCCGGCCGGGCCGGGGGTGCGCCTGACAACGGATCCGGGCAGTCCTCGGATGACCAGGCCGGCAGGGGGCGTCATGCCGCCAGGCCGGCAGAGGGTCAGGAGTCCGATGCCCAGACTTCCGAAGGCCAGGCCTCGTCTGCCCAGGCAAGGGGCAGGCATCAGGCTCCCGCGGCGGATGCCGGAGCATCGGACGGTGATGGCGCAGGCCGGGATTCCGGACAGGGCCATGAGGGTCAGGCCGGTGAATCCGCAGGTGAAGACGACCTGACCCCACTGGGTAAGGCCAAGAAGGAAGCGGCCGACTACCTGGATGCCCTGCAGCGTGAGCGTGCCGAGTTCGTCAACTTCCGCAACAGGACCAAGAAGGAACAGGACCTCTTCCGCCAGCATGGCATCATCGATGTCCTGACCGCCCTCCTGCCTGCCCTGGACGACATCGATCGGATCAGGGAGCACGGCCAGATGGACGATTCCTTCCAGGCCGTCGCCGCCAAGATCGACAAGACCTTCGAGAAGTTCGGGGTCGAGAAGTTCGGCGAGAAGGGCGAGGACTTCGACCCCACCAGGCACGAGGCCATCCTGCACAAACCGGATTCCGAGGCCAGCAAGGAGACCGTTGACACGGTCGTCGAGGCCGGCTATCGAATTGGAGACAGGGTGATTCGGGCTGCCAGGGTAGTGGTGGTATCGCCAGAGCAATAG
- a CDS encoding glycoside hydrolase family 13 protein has protein sequence MTDNNLSDDWWKQAVVYQIYPRSFKDVNGDGIGDIRGVTEKMGYLKDLGVDAVWLSPFYPSELADGGYDVMDYKNVDPRLGTMDDFDQMVQAAHDSGLKIIVDIVPNHTSDQHKWFRQALAAGAGSAERDRYIFRKGRGEHGELPPNGWMSLFGGSAWEQVDDGEWYLHIFAKEQPDLNWKNPDVHEEFKDVFRFWSDHGTDGFRIDVAHGLAKDLDSRPLAELDRWPIQQQSEYHNYEHPLWDRPDVHEIYREWRQVFNEYQPHRFAVGEAWVVPEHQHLYASEEELGQVFNFEFAKANWECDALYRAIDEGLVSADESGSTTTWVMSNHDVIRQATRYALPQVDSVNYHQLGKDWLLRNGQSYREDRPLGTKRARAGFALEAALPGSVYIYQGEELGLFEVPDIPWDRLEDPTPHRTSRQYIEKGRDGCRVPLPWEAGDKPAPSDWDPAFGQGASFGFSPAKRSDGSDCADPHLPQPLWFEDFAVDHEDQDPESMLNLYRRALQLRAQLLTPTGDTTVQALTQEAGILSYRRAATMNGAAGELVCLTNFSEEPVDLPEGEPVLTSGPLENGRLPQDTTAWVLRPAGENR, from the coding sequence ATGACAGACAATAACCTCAGCGATGACTGGTGGAAGCAGGCAGTCGTATACCAGATATACCCGCGGAGCTTCAAGGACGTGAACGGCGACGGAATCGGCGACATCCGCGGAGTCACCGAGAAGATGGGGTATCTGAAGGACCTGGGGGTTGATGCCGTGTGGCTCTCCCCCTTCTACCCCTCCGAACTGGCCGACGGCGGCTACGACGTGATGGATTACAAGAACGTGGACCCTCGGCTCGGCACCATGGACGACTTCGACCAGATGGTCCAGGCTGCCCACGATTCCGGACTCAAGATCATCGTCGACATAGTCCCCAACCACACCTCGGACCAGCACAAGTGGTTCCGCCAGGCCCTGGCCGCAGGGGCGGGCTCCGCGGAACGAGACCGCTATATCTTCCGCAAGGGCAGGGGGGAGCACGGCGAGCTGCCCCCGAACGGGTGGATGTCGCTCTTCGGCGGATCGGCCTGGGAGCAGGTCGACGACGGCGAGTGGTATCTGCACATCTTCGCCAAGGAACAGCCGGACCTGAACTGGAAGAACCCTGATGTCCACGAGGAATTCAAGGACGTGTTCCGCTTCTGGTCGGATCACGGCACCGATGGTTTCCGCATCGACGTGGCGCATGGTCTGGCCAAGGACCTGGACAGCAGGCCACTGGCGGAACTGGACCGTTGGCCCATCCAGCAGCAGTCCGAATACCACAACTACGAGCACCCCCTCTGGGACAGGCCCGACGTACACGAGATATATCGGGAGTGGCGGCAGGTGTTCAACGAGTACCAGCCCCACCGGTTCGCGGTGGGCGAGGCATGGGTCGTGCCCGAACATCAGCACCTCTATGCATCCGAGGAGGAGCTTGGGCAGGTATTCAACTTCGAGTTCGCCAAGGCCAACTGGGAGTGCGATGCCCTCTACCGGGCCATCGATGAGGGCCTGGTCTCGGCCGACGAATCGGGATCGACCACCACCTGGGTCATGAGCAACCACGACGTGATCAGGCAGGCCACCCGCTACGCCCTTCCCCAGGTCGACAGCGTCAACTACCACCAGCTGGGCAAGGACTGGCTCCTGCGAAACGGGCAGTCCTACAGGGAGGATCGGCCCCTCGGAACCAAGCGGGCCAGGGCCGGATTCGCGCTGGAAGCAGCCCTGCCCGGCTCCGTATACATCTACCAGGGCGAGGAGCTGGGTCTGTTCGAGGTTCCCGATATCCCCTGGGACCGCCTGGAGGACCCCACTCCGCACCGGACCAGCCGGCAGTATATCGAAAAAGGCCGTGACGGTTGCAGGGTTCCCCTTCCCTGGGAGGCGGGGGACAAGCCCGCACCGAGCGACTGGGATCCTGCCTTCGGACAGGGTGCATCCTTCGGGTTCTCGCCCGCCAAACGCTCCGATGGTTCGGACTGCGCAGACCCCCACCTGCCCCAGCCGCTATGGTTCGAGGACTTTGCAGTGGACCATGAGGATCAGGACCCCGAGTCCATGCTCAATCTCTACCGCAGGGCCTTGCAACTGCGCGCCCAGCTGCTCACGCCGACCGGGGACACCACCGTGCAGGCCCTGACCCAGGAGGCCGGCATCCTCTCCTATCGGCGTGCGGCGACGATGAACGGAGCAGCGGGGGAGCTGGTCTGCCTGACCAACTTCTCGGAAGAGCCCGTGGACCTGCCCGAGGGCGAACCGGTCCTGACATCCGGTCCGCTTGAGAACGGCCGACTGCCCCAGGACACCACCGCCTGGGTTCTTCGCCCCGCGGGCGAGAACCGATAA
- a CDS encoding YesL family protein yields MQFLSPDSGFMRGLSDAIDAIWINILMLVCSIPLFTIGAALSAGFDAARRDLDGIGHVTANYLRAFKDNFVKATLIWLVFGSTLAALVYAWVVLQITPLLIVKFALTIIWVIGFEWVWALQARFENDPGHTMLNAWIFGLSNIGRTLALVGMDLVYLALVAASWVYMPQGLFLLIVLGYGTLIMLHTPVLEGVFVRYVGKATASGGLDPSRETSAGVEGIPDRD; encoded by the coding sequence ATGCAGTTCCTGTCTCCGGACTCCGGATTCATGCGTGGTCTATCGGATGCCATCGATGCGATATGGATCAACATCCTCATGCTGGTATGCAGCATTCCCCTGTTCACCATAGGCGCCGCCCTTTCGGCGGGGTTCGATGCTGCCAGGCGGGATCTCGACGGTATCGGGCACGTAACGGCCAACTACCTGCGTGCCTTCAAGGACAACTTCGTCAAGGCCACGTTGATCTGGTTGGTTTTCGGGTCGACCCTGGCGGCACTGGTCTATGCCTGGGTGGTCCTGCAGATCACGCCCCTGCTTATTGTCAAATTCGCCCTCACCATCATCTGGGTCATCGGTTTTGAATGGGTATGGGCCCTGCAGGCCCGATTCGAGAACGACCCCGGCCACACCATGCTCAATGCGTGGATTTTCGGCCTGTCCAATATCGGCAGAACCCTGGCTCTGGTGGGTATGGACCTGGTCTATCTGGCTCTTGTGGCGGCCTCCTGGGTCTATATGCCCCAGGGGCTGTTCCTGCTGATTGTTCTGGGGTATGGGACCCTGATCATGCTTCATACCCCTGTTCTGGAGGGGGTGTTCGTCCGATATGTCGGGAAAGCCACTGCTTCCGGAGGGCTGGACCCCTCCCGGGAAACAAGTGCGGGAGTCGAGGGCATCCCTGACCGCGATTAG
- a CDS encoding ABC transporter substrate-binding protein, whose product MRKSIKALAVLGVLTMSVSGLAACGGSQASADKGHVYYLSAKPEQQDEFKDLAKQFTKDTGIPVDVSVASSGTYEQSLKSELAKSNAPTMFDVDNNDFQNWSGYYNDMSKTGIYKDLKNQDFALKLDNKVIAVPYVMERYGIIYNKSLMKQYFSADWSSIKSIEEIDNFKALKTVADEIQDHKDALGVKGAFSSAGFDSSSSKRFGDQLAHIPVYYEYRDQNTEEEPPTISGKYMDNFKDIFDLYLKDSTTKPSQLSSATMDDSNSEFSTKQAVFLQNGSWGYPQIKDQDVPDEDIGVLPIYMGVPGEEKQGLTVSFMYFATNNKSSEKDKEATNKFLDYILNNDDARKIVTDDMGFETPFKSYEKAGFKSKNPVQRANDAYAKAGDYDTVIHPLPSAQWVASLSDAMLEYAQGTGDWAKVNTAFVDGWATEYKTTH is encoded by the coding sequence ATGAGGAAAAGCATCAAAGCCCTGGCTGTCCTTGGGGTACTGACCATGTCTGTGAGCGGCCTGGCCGCCTGCGGTGGTTCCCAGGCCAGCGCCGACAAGGGGCACGTCTACTACTTGAGCGCCAAGCCCGAGCAGCAGGATGAATTCAAGGATCTGGCCAAGCAGTTCACCAAGGATACCGGCATACCGGTCGATGTGTCGGTGGCCTCTTCCGGCACCTACGAACAGTCGCTCAAGAGCGAGCTGGCCAAGTCCAACGCCCCGACCATGTTCGATGTGGACAACAACGATTTCCAGAACTGGTCCGGGTACTACAACGACATGTCCAAGACCGGCATCTACAAGGATCTGAAGAACCAGGACTTCGCTCTGAAGCTCGACAACAAGGTCATCGCGGTGCCCTACGTCATGGAGCGTTACGGAATCATCTACAACAAGTCCCTGATGAAGCAGTACTTCTCCGCAGACTGGTCCTCGATCAAGTCCATCGAGGAAATCGATAACTTCAAGGCCCTGAAGACCGTCGCTGATGAGATTCAGGATCACAAGGACGCCCTGGGTGTCAAGGGTGCCTTCAGTTCGGCCGGTTTCGACTCCAGCTCCAGCAAGCGCTTCGGCGATCAGCTGGCCCATATCCCGGTCTATTACGAGTACAGGGATCAGAACACCGAGGAAGAGCCGCCGACCATCTCCGGCAAGTACATGGACAACTTCAAGGATATCTTCGATCTCTACCTGAAGGACTCCACCACCAAGCCCTCCCAGCTTTCCAGCGCCACCATGGATGACTCCAACAGCGAGTTCTCCACAAAGCAGGCCGTTTTCCTCCAGAACGGCTCCTGGGGATATCCCCAGATCAAGGACCAGGATGTTCCCGATGAGGACATCGGTGTGCTCCCCATCTACATGGGTGTGCCCGGTGAGGAGAAGCAGGGTCTGACCGTCAGCTTCATGTACTTCGCCACCAACAACAAGTCCTCGGAGAAGGACAAGGAGGCCACGAACAAGTTCCTCGATTACATCCTCAACAATGACGATGCCAGGAAGATCGTGACCGATGATATGGGCTTCGAAACCCCCTTCAAGTCTTACGAAAAGGCCGGCTTCAAGTCCAAGAACCCGGTCCAGCGCGCCAATGATGCCTATGCCAAGGCCGGCGACTACGACACGGTCATCCATCCTCTGCCCTCCGCCCAGTGGGTGGCTTCGCTAAGCGACGCCATGCTGGAGTACGCCCAGGGGACCGGTGACTGGGCCAAGGTCAATACCGCCTTCGTGGACGGCTGGGCCACCGAGTACAAGACCACGCACTGA
- a CDS encoding LacI family DNA-binding transcriptional regulator, with protein sequence MVTLQDVARAAGVSIATASWAVNDNKNVRIPESTRRKVRKVAQELGYRQNAMARSLARGQSDLIGFISDGVATSPFAGQVIQGAQDEAWRNGKILLVVDTNGDAGMERRACSFMLERQVEGIAYSSWVHHAVRPPRDLDKVNSVLVNCFDSEGRFPAVVPDEVQGGRAATDLLLQAGHRRISFVNAADPSPASQGRLQGYRDALTAAGVAYDPNLVIRCAADQEGGYGVVEQVLATGATAVFCHNDRTAMGLFDALRERGLHVPEDLSVVGFDNQEIISAHLHPALSTVGLPQYDLGVLGIRTLLERGGEEGAEDAEDAGGSAPAYKPIRVTCPTVVRRSIRNLAPVSEV encoded by the coding sequence ATGGTCACACTTCAGGATGTCGCGCGGGCGGCAGGTGTTTCGATCGCGACGGCATCTTGGGCGGTCAATGACAACAAGAACGTCAGAATACCGGAATCCACCAGACGCAAGGTGCGCAAGGTCGCCCAGGAGCTGGGGTACCGGCAGAATGCCATGGCCCGAAGTCTGGCGAGGGGTCAGTCTGACCTGATTGGTTTCATCAGTGATGGGGTCGCCACCTCCCCCTTTGCCGGGCAGGTCATTCAAGGAGCCCAGGATGAGGCCTGGCGCAACGGGAAGATTCTTCTGGTGGTGGACACCAATGGTGATGCCGGCATGGAGCGTCGGGCCTGCTCCTTCATGCTGGAGCGGCAGGTGGAGGGGATTGCATACTCCTCCTGGGTCCATCATGCGGTTCGTCCGCCGCGGGATCTGGACAAGGTGAACTCGGTGCTGGTCAACTGCTTTGATTCGGAGGGGCGTTTCCCCGCCGTGGTCCCCGACGAGGTCCAGGGCGGCAGGGCGGCCACGGACCTTCTTCTCCAGGCCGGTCATCGGCGGATATCCTTCGTCAACGCCGCGGACCCCTCGCCGGCCTCGCAGGGTAGACTACAGGGGTATCGCGATGCCCTGACCGCTGCCGGTGTCGCTTATGACCCCAATCTTGTGATTCGTTGTGCCGCCGATCAGGAGGGTGGGTACGGAGTCGTCGAGCAGGTTCTGGCCACGGGGGCCACGGCCGTTTTCTGCCACAATGACCGCACCGCCATGGGGCTTTTTGACGCCTTGCGTGAGCGCGGGCTTCATGTGCCCGAGGATCTGTCGGTGGTCGGCTTCGATAACCAGGAGATCATCTCCGCCCACCTGCATCCGGCCCTTTCCACGGTCGGGCTTCCCCAGTATGACCTGGGTGTTCTGGGAATCAGGACCCTCCTTGAGAGGGGCGGGGAGGAAGGTGCCGAGGACGCTGAGGATGCAGGGGGCTCCGCTCCTGCCTATAAGCCCATCCGGGTCACCTGCCCAACGGTCGTGAGGCGTTCCATCCGCAATCTGGCACCGGTATCCGAGGTCTGA
- a CDS encoding carbohydrate ABC transporter permease, whose amino-acid sequence MSGKVKHSWLWTLFFTLVSLLWIFPIVLVVINSFKNKAYISRDAFSMPTGRAFVGFQNYTRGVDRTNLLASFGWTVVVTVGSVLLILLCASMCAWWIVRVNNWVAKGLYLLFLFNMIVPFQMVMFTLSKLADMLGLNTPWGLWIVYLGFGAGLAVFIFTGVIKGIPQELEESAMIDGASIPRTFFGIVVPIMKPSIVSVAILEAMWIWNDFLLPYLTLDMRRYKTMSIAIQYLKGGYGSVDMGAMMGCLVLAIIPIVVFYLICQKYIIKGVLAGAVKG is encoded by the coding sequence ATGAGCGGCAAGGTCAAGCACTCCTGGCTCTGGACCCTTTTCTTCACCCTGGTGTCCCTGCTGTGGATATTCCCCATTGTTCTGGTGGTCATCAACTCGTTCAAGAACAAGGCCTACATATCCCGTGATGCCTTCTCCATGCCGACCGGACGGGCCTTCGTCGGCTTCCAGAACTACACCAGGGGAGTGGACCGGACCAATCTCCTGGCCAGCTTCGGTTGGACGGTCGTGGTGACCGTCGGTTCCGTCCTCCTGATCCTGCTCTGCGCCTCCATGTGCGCCTGGTGGATCGTCAGGGTCAACAACTGGGTCGCCAAAGGCTTGTATCTGCTCTTCCTCTTCAACATGATCGTGCCCTTCCAGATGGTCATGTTCACGCTTTCCAAGCTCGCAGACATGTTGGGGCTCAATACCCCCTGGGGTCTTTGGATTGTATATCTGGGGTTCGGTGCGGGTCTGGCCGTCTTCATCTTCACCGGTGTCATCAAGGGCATACCCCAGGAGCTGGAGGAATCGGCCATGATTGATGGCGCCAGCATCCCGAGAACCTTCTTCGGCATCGTGGTTCCGATTATGAAGCCGTCGATTGTGTCGGTGGCGATTTTGGAGGCCATGTGGATTTGGAATGACTTCCTGTTGCCGTATCTGACGTTGGATATGCGCAGGTACAAGACGATGAGTATCGCCATCCAGTATCTGAAGGGCGGGTACGGCAGTGTCGACATGGGTGCGATGATGGGTTGCCTGGTCCTGGCCATCATCCCGATCGTGGTCTTCTATCTGATCTGCCAGAAGTACATCATCAAGGGAGTCCTCGCAGGAGCCGTCAAAGGCTGA
- a CDS encoding glycosyl hydrolase family 32 codes for MTKLYYQFPGTWFGDCMPFGKGDEFFLFHQRDDRDPIPFGQPFGWALATTKDFVHYKDCGIAIPRGGDDEQDQFIYAGSIFQGEGRYHAFYTGYNRDYPAQGKASQVLMHAVSDDLYRWTKTQDALTFTPQEGYDPDDWRDPWVIRDEENDRYLLILGARKQGPKTRQTGRTVAFTSKDLEHWTFEGDFWAPDLYTMHEMPDLFRIGDWWYHIVTEYSDKHGMVYRMARDLEGPWTAPVDDAFDGSAYYAGRTFELNGKRVLFGWVATKENDDDAANYEWGGTFVPHQVYQRPDGSLGVQPVDTLWDSFADRRSLPDLELHSDGGRTEQVLARGCGDLIALEADVRFSEGTRSLGLRIYENEETGESYQFHFKVGENRYLFEGNPNYPWFTNMNIGLERPIQLEAGRDYHLQLVVDDTIATLYVDGVALNARMYHHYGDSLGLFVTEGGLQVSNVSVSTKLKEG; via the coding sequence ATGACGAAACTGTATTATCAATTCCCCGGCACCTGGTTCGGAGACTGCATGCCTTTCGGCAAGGGTGACGAGTTCTTCCTCTTCCATCAGAGGGATGACCGCGATCCCATTCCCTTCGGGCAGCCTTTCGGCTGGGCGCTGGCGACCACCAAGGACTTCGTCCACTACAAGGACTGCGGTATCGCCATCCCCCGTGGGGGTGACGATGAGCAGGACCAGTTCATCTATGCAGGCAGCATCTTCCAGGGTGAGGGCCGCTACCATGCCTTCTATACGGGGTACAACCGGGACTACCCGGCGCAGGGTAAGGCATCCCAGGTCCTCATGCATGCGGTAAGCGACGACCTCTATCGCTGGACCAAAACCCAGGATGCCCTGACCTTCACCCCCCAGGAGGGATACGATCCCGATGACTGGCGCGATCCCTGGGTAATCAGGGATGAGGAGAACGACAGGTACCTGCTGATTCTGGGGGCCCGTAAACAGGGGCCCAAGACCCGGCAGACCGGCCGGACGGTGGCCTTCACTTCGAAGGACCTTGAACACTGGACCTTCGAGGGTGATTTCTGGGCCCCGGACCTGTACACCATGCATGAAATGCCGGATCTCTTCAGAATCGGCGACTGGTGGTACCACATCGTGACCGAGTACAGCGACAAGCATGGCATGGTCTATCGGATGGCACGGGATCTTGAGGGACCCTGGACGGCTCCGGTCGATGATGCCTTCGATGGCAGCGCCTACTACGCAGGCCGAACCTTCGAGCTCAACGGCAAGCGTGTTCTCTTCGGCTGGGTGGCCACCAAGGAGAACGACGATGATGCCGCCAACTATGAGTGGGGTGGCACCTTTGTGCCGCATCAGGTCTACCAGCGTCCCGATGGATCCCTCGGTGTGCAACCGGTGGATACGCTTTGGGATTCCTTCGCCGACCGCCGGTCCCTGCCCGATCTTGAGCTGCACTCCGATGGTGGCAGGACCGAGCAGGTCCTGGCTCGTGGATGCGGTGACTTGATCGCCCTGGAGGCGGACGTGCGCTTTTCCGAAGGTACGCGTTCCCTGGGGTTGCGGATCTACGAGAACGAGGAAACCGGGGAATCCTATCAGTTCCACTTCAAGGTGGGGGAGAACCGCTACCTGTTCGAGGGCAATCCCAACTATCCCTGGTTCACCAACATGAACATCGGCCTGGAGCGCCCCATTCAACTTGAGGCGGGCCGGGACTACCACCTGCAGCTTGTCGTTGACGACACCATCGCCACACTCTATGTGGATGGGGTGGCCCTCAACGCAAGGATGTACCACCACTATGGTGACAGCCTGGGTCTGTTCGTCACGGAAGGTGGCCTGCAGGTGTCCAACGTATCCGTATCCACCAAACTGAAGGAGGGGTAA
- a CDS encoding carbohydrate ABC transporter permease: MISMVGKSIRRWWALFTIPTLAAFVVGFVVPFVMGIWLSLCRFTTVTDASFIGLGNYSQALSDPEFWHSMLYTLAFTVVTTVIINVLGFAVAYMLTKAIRGANIFRSVFFMPNLIGGIILGYIWLLLLNGVLGRWGRSITYSGVYGFWGMVMLYCWQQIGYMMIIYIAGLQSLPGDVIEAASVDGANGRQRLFHITLPLMMPSITVCTFLTMTNGFKMFDQNLALTNGAPSNTSELLALNIYRTFYGRTGFEGVGQAKAVIFFVIVAIIAVIQNRLTTSKEVAA, translated from the coding sequence ATGATTTCCATGGTAGGTAAATCAATCAGGCGTTGGTGGGCGCTCTTCACCATCCCCACCCTGGCGGCTTTCGTCGTTGGATTCGTGGTGCCGTTCGTCATGGGTATCTGGCTGAGCCTGTGTCGGTTCACGACGGTGACCGACGCCTCCTTCATCGGTCTGGGGAACTACTCCCAGGCCCTTTCGGATCCTGAGTTCTGGCATTCGATGCTCTATACGCTGGCCTTCACCGTCGTGACCACCGTCATCATCAACGTCCTTGGGTTCGCTGTGGCCTACATGCTGACCAAGGCCATCCGGGGGGCCAACATCTTCAGGTCGGTCTTCTTCATGCCCAACCTGATAGGCGGCATCATCCTGGGTTATATCTGGCTACTCCTGCTCAATGGGGTCCTCGGCAGGTGGGGGCGTTCCATCACCTACTCGGGGGTATATGGCTTCTGGGGCATGGTCATGCTCTACTGCTGGCAGCAGATAGGCTACATGATGATCATCTACATAGCCGGGTTGCAGTCCCTGCCGGGTGACGTGATCGAGGCCGCCTCGGTCGACGGGGCCAATGGGCGGCAGCGTCTGTTCCATATCACCCTGCCGCTGATGATGCCCTCCATCACGGTGTGCACCTTCCTGACCATGACCAACGGCTTCAAGATGTTCGACCAGAACCTGGCCCTGACCAACGGTGCCCCCTCCAATACCTCCGAATTGCTGGCCCTGAACATCTACCGGACCTTCTACGGACGGACGGGCTTCGAGGGCGTGGGTCAGGCCAAGGCCGTGATTTTCTTCGTGATCGTGGCCATCATCGCGGTCATTCAGAACCGACTCACCACCAGTAAGGAGGTGGCGGCATGA
- the dnaK gene encoding molecular chaperone DnaK produces MGRAVGIDLGTTNSCIATLEGGEPTVIVNAEGARTTPSVVAFSKSGEILVGEVAKRQAVTNVDRTISSVKRHMGTDWTVEIDGKKWTPQEISAQILMKLKRDAESYLGEAVTDAVITCPAYFNDAQRQATKDAGKIAGLNVLRIINEPTAAALAYGLEKGKEDERILVFDLGGGTFDVSLLEIGKDDDGFSTIQVQATNGDNKLGGDDWDQKIIDWLVGEVKNKYNVDLSKDKIALQRLKEAAEQAKKELSSSSSTNISMQYLAMTPDGTPVHLDESLTRARFEEMTSDLLGRCRTPFNNVLHDAGIAIQDIDHVVLVGGSTRMPAVKDLVKELTGGKEANQTVNPDEVVAVGAAVQSGVIKGDRKDVLLIDVTPLSLGIETKGGIMTKLIDRNTAIPTKRSEVFSTAEDNQPSVLIQVYQGEREFARDNKPLGTFELTGIAPAPRGVPQIEVTFDIDANGIVHVSAKDKGTGKEQSMTITGGSALPKDEIDRMVKEAESHEAEDKQRREDADTRNAAESAAYQTEKLVNDNKDKISDEVAKEVTDKVNALKEALKGDDMDKVKNAQSELMTSAQKIGEALYSQQAAEQAAGTAGDGSAQASDSSDDDVVDAEVVDDDKKKDGE; encoded by the coding sequence ATGGGACGTGCAGTTGGCATCGATCTGGGAACCACCAATTCCTGCATTGCAACACTTGAAGGTGGCGAGCCCACGGTCATCGTGAACGCCGAGGGTGCCCGCACCACACCGTCGGTGGTGGCATTCAGCAAGTCCGGCGAGATTCTGGTCGGTGAGGTGGCCAAGCGCCAGGCCGTCACCAACGTCGACAGGACCATCAGCTCGGTCAAGCGCCACATGGGTACCGACTGGACCGTCGAAATCGACGGCAAGAAGTGGACCCCCCAGGAGATTTCGGCCCAGATCCTGATGAAGCTCAAGAGGGATGCCGAATCCTACCTGGGCGAGGCTGTCACCGACGCGGTCATCACCTGCCCTGCCTACTTCAACGACGCACAGCGTCAGGCCACCAAGGACGCCGGCAAGATTGCCGGGCTGAACGTCCTGCGCATCATCAACGAGCCCACCGCCGCGGCCCTGGCCTACGGCCTGGAGAAGGGCAAGGAGGACGAGCGCATCCTGGTCTTCGATCTGGGTGGCGGCACCTTCGATGTCTCCCTGCTGGAGATCGGCAAGGACGACGACGGCTTCTCGACCATTCAGGTCCAGGCCACCAACGGCGACAACAAGCTGGGTGGTGACGACTGGGATCAGAAGATCATCGACTGGTTGGTCGGCGAGGTCAAGAACAAGTACAACGTGGACCTCTCCAAGGACAAGATTGCCCTGCAGAGGCTGAAGGAAGCGGCCGAGCAGGCCAAGAAGGAGCTGAGTTCCTCCTCCTCCACCAACATCTCCATGCAGTATCTCGCCATGACCCCCGACGGGACCCCCGTCCACCTGGACGAGAGCCTGACCAGGGCACGTTTCGAGGAGATGACCTCCGACCTGCTGGGTCGTTGCCGCACACCGTTCAACAACGTGCTGCACGATGCCGGCATCGCAATCCAGGACATCGACCACGTGGTGCTGGTCGGTGGTTCCACCCGTATGCCCGCCGTCAAGGACCTGGTCAAGGAACTGACCGGCGGCAAGGAGGCCAACCAGACCGTCAACCCCGATGAGGTCGTGGCCGTCGGTGCCGCCGTCCAGTCGGGCGTCATCAAGGGCGACCGTAAGGATGTCCTCCTGATTGACGTGACCCCGCTTTCCCTGGGTATCGAGACCAAGGGCGGAATCATGACCAAGCTGATCGACCGCAACACGGCCATCCCGACCAAGCGCTCCGAGGTGTTCTCGACCGCTGAGGACAACCAGCCCTCCGTGCTGATTCAGGTCTACCAGGGTGAGCGTGAATTCGCCCGTGACAACAAGCCCCTGGGCACCTTCGAGCTGACCGGTATCGCCCCGGCACCCCGTGGTGTTCCTCAGATCGAGGTCACCTTCGATATCGACGCCAACGGCATCGTGCACGTCTCCGCCAAGGACAAGGGCACCGGCAAGGAACAGTCCATGACCATCACCGGCGGATCTGCCCTGCCCAAGGACGAGATCGACCGCATGGTCAAGGAGGCCGAGTCCCACGAGGCTGAAGACAAGCAGCGCCGTGAGGATGCCGACACCCGCAACGCCGCCGAGTCCGCCGCCTACCAGACCGAGAAGCTGGTCAACGACAACAAGGACAAGATCTCCGATGAGGTCGCCAAGGAGGTCACCGACAAGGTCAACGCCCTGAAGGAGGCCCTCAAGGGTGACGACATGGACAAGGTCAAGAACGCTCAGAGCGAACTGATGACCTCTGCCCAGAAGATCGGTGAGGCCCTCTACTCCCAGCAGGCGGCTGAGCAGGCCGCAGGAACCGCCGGGGACGGGTCCGCCCAGGCCTCCGATTCGTCCGATGACGACGTGGTTGATGCCGAGGTCGTGGATGACGACAAGAAGAAGGACGGCGAGTGA